A part of Bacillota bacterium genomic DNA contains:
- the brxF gene encoding BREX-3 system P-loop-containing protein BrxF, with translation MRLHDLIKQMETNYYKMLVIVDNGHQPEKIIGPLQAEGWTAVDVTDAVLKLIEGIPGEKVRVRIGGKLKEWFHSLPDRLVLYNTSILYSPELGRLNPVGAFKYKSREKEVVVLLEGRLACNRIQYSQYGRPDYAEMDVSEVIHARMEDIDG, from the coding sequence ATGAGACTGCACGACCTAATCAAGCAAATGGAGACCAATTACTACAAAATGCTGGTAATAGTGGACAATGGACACCAGCCGGAGAAGATCATTGGTCCCCTGCAAGCAGAGGGCTGGACCGCGGTTGATGTGACCGATGCCGTGCTCAAGCTTATTGAAGGAATCCCCGGGGAGAAGGTGAGAGTGCGGATTGGCGGCAAGCTGAAAGAATGGTTCCATTCCCTGCCGGACAGGCTTGTTCTCTACAATACTAGCATTTTGTACTCTCCGGAATTGGGCAGACTCAACCCGGTGGGTGCGTTCAAATACAAGTCCCGGGAAAAGGAAGTTGTCGTGCTCCTGGAAGGTCGTCTGGCCTGCAACCGGATCCAGTATTCCCAGTACGGCCGGCCCGACTACGCGGAGATGGATGTGAGCGAGGTAATCCACGCCAGAATGGAGGATATTGATGGCTAA
- the thiD gene encoding bifunctional hydroxymethylpyrimidine kinase/phosphomethylpyrimidine kinase: MAPDFARTEPERVPVALTIAGSDSGGGAGIEADLKTFTSLGVFGAVALTAVTAQNTLGVPGVSVLDPGFVVAQLDAVLTDLQVDAAKTGMLATAAIIDAVADAIQRHSVRNLVVDPVMVSKTRAPLLAPDARDALVRRLLPLATVITPNIPEAEAILGVAIKSTSDARLAAQRLKDMGPEWVVVKGGHLQDQSGDSVDIAFNGEELIELCARRYATANTHGTGCTYSAAIAAYLALGLEVPDALRAAKDYITWAVANSLSLGHGCGPTNHFYFRRSAGRAARRGREAR; the protein is encoded by the coding sequence ATGGCACCCGATTTCGCGCGCACCGAGCCCGAGCGAGTCCCCGTGGCTCTCACGATCGCCGGGTCGGACAGCGGCGGAGGAGCGGGGATAGAGGCGGACCTCAAGACATTCACGTCTCTCGGCGTGTTCGGGGCGGTCGCGCTCACCGCCGTGACCGCTCAGAACACCCTCGGCGTGCCGGGGGTCTCCGTGCTCGACCCGGGCTTCGTCGTCGCCCAGCTGGACGCGGTCCTGACCGACTTGCAGGTGGACGCTGCCAAGACCGGAATGCTTGCCACCGCAGCCATCATAGATGCGGTAGCAGACGCCATCCAGCGGCACTCGGTGCGGAACTTGGTCGTGGACCCCGTGATGGTGAGCAAGACCCGCGCGCCGCTTTTGGCACCCGACGCGAGAGACGCTCTCGTCCGGCGCCTGCTGCCGCTCGCCACCGTGATCACTCCCAACATTCCCGAGGCCGAGGCTATCCTGGGCGTTGCGATCAAGAGCACGTCGGACGCGCGGCTTGCCGCGCAGAGGCTGAAAGACATGGGGCCGGAGTGGGTCGTGGTGAAGGGCGGCCACCTGCAGGACCAATCCGGGGATTCGGTGGACATAGCGTTCAACGGCGAGGAGCTCATCGAGCTCTGCGCCAGGCGTTACGCCACCGCGAACACACACGGCACCGGATGTACGTATTCCGCGGCCATAGCGGCATATCTCGCCCTGGGCCTGGAGGTCCCGGATGCGCTGCGGGCCGCCAAGGACTACATCACCTGGGCGGTGGCGAACTCGCTTTCATTGGGCCACGGATGCGGGCCCACCAACCACTTCTACTTCCGGCGGTCGGCCGGGCGAGCGGCCAGGCGGGGGCGGGAGGCCAGGTGA
- a CDS encoding thiamine-monophosphate kinase, producing the protein MEREAQAGGSRGSRGDAGRERGVRGAGGIAGGEFGLIGRIRRRVAAAHLGEAGSLGKPGGPGGFAERDAPRHVCDGRGGHGDHHRIGDVGAGLLDTVILGIGDDAAVLQPPRGRLLASIDMLVEGVHFDRRLITPWQLGWKALAVNVSDIAAMGGVPLYALASIGLNESVDDSYVDAVYDGMLAVAERFGVEIVGGDTVKSPHAIVIDVAIIGQADSPVTRAGARPGDLVAVTGPLGASAAGLAWLLHCLEREEGHDRRDVGGEDAGRGGAGVEMSDYHHPSQLGAATASHPPQTRGGAARSHPSALEGGAEGSHPSYVGGGPAVGAHPSWAQELVRAHLEPMPRVPEGHALAASGAVTAMMDISDGLANEVNHIAEESGVGVVVYAADVPISEATAAAGRALGRDPLHWALFGGEDYELVFTFKRDQTEAASRCLASVGGRLYVVGEIVPSERGVKLVTASGKTTDLSPAGYDHFATRTS; encoded by the coding sequence ATGGAACGTGAGGCGCAAGCGGGAGGAAGCAGAGGAAGCAGAGGGGATGCCGGGCGGGAACGTGGCGTGCGCGGTGCTGGTGGCATCGCGGGGGGCGAATTCGGCCTCATCGGCCGCATAAGGCGACGCGTGGCCGCGGCGCACTTGGGAGAGGCCGGCAGCCTCGGCAAGCCTGGTGGGCCGGGCGGGTTTGCCGAGCGTGATGCCCCGCGGCATGTGTGTGATGGCCGCGGCGGTCACGGTGATCATCACCGCATCGGCGATGTTGGGGCGGGCCTGCTGGACACAGTGATCCTGGGGATCGGCGACGACGCCGCGGTGCTGCAACCGCCTCGCGGACGCCTCCTCGCCAGCATCGACATGCTCGTCGAGGGCGTCCACTTCGATAGGCGGCTCATCACCCCTTGGCAGCTCGGATGGAAAGCGCTTGCAGTGAACGTGAGCGACATCGCCGCCATGGGCGGCGTTCCGCTCTACGCGCTCGCTTCGATTGGGCTCAACGAGAGCGTCGACGACTCCTACGTGGACGCCGTATACGACGGCATGCTGGCTGTCGCGGAGCGCTTCGGCGTTGAGATCGTGGGCGGAGATACGGTCAAGTCTCCTCACGCGATCGTCATAGACGTTGCGATCATAGGGCAGGCGGACTCGCCCGTCACCAGGGCGGGCGCGCGGCCCGGCGATCTCGTGGCCGTCACGGGACCCCTGGGCGCCTCCGCGGCGGGACTCGCGTGGCTCCTTCACTGCCTGGAGAGGGAGGAGGGACATGATCGGCGAGATGTCGGCGGCGAGGACGCAGGCCGGGGTGGCGCAGGCGTCGAGATGAGCGACTACCACCACCCGTCCCAGTTAGGCGCGGCGACCGCCTCTCACCCGCCTCAGACGCGCGGTGGGGCAGCGCGCTCTCATCCGTCAGCACTAGAAGGCGGGGCTGAGGGCTCTCATCCATCCTACGTGGGCGGCGGCCCGGCGGTCGGCGCCCACCCCTCGTGGGCGCAGGAGCTTGTTAGGGCGCACCTTGAGCCCATGCCGCGGGTGCCCGAGGGCCACGCGCTCGCCGCGAGCGGAGCGGTCACCGCTATGATGGACATAAGCGACGGCCTTGCCAACGAGGTCAATCACATCGCCGAGGAAAGCGGCGTCGGGGTCGTGGTGTACGCAGCGGATGTGCCCATCAGCGAGGCCACCGCGGCGGCGGGACGCGCGCTCGGCCGCGATCCTCTCCACTGGGCGCTGTTCGGCGGCGAGGATTACGAACTCGTGTTCACTTTCAAGCGCGATCAGACGGAAGCCGCCTCCCGCTGCCTGGCCTCGGTAGGGGGGCGCCTTTACGTCGTTGGCGAGATCGTGCCCAGCGAGAGAGGGGTAAAGCTCGTCACCGCGAGCGGGAAGACTACGGACCTGTCCCCGGCCGGCTACGACCACTTCGCCACTCGCACTTCGTAG
- the thiM gene encoding hydroxyethylthiazole kinase, whose translation MNEAVTTSDLRQRAPEVLRRVREQAPLVHHITNVVVTNITANVTLAVGASPVMAHALEEVRDMAGAARALVLNIGTLTPELVEAMILAGRAANERSVPVVLDPVGAGATPLRTESVRRILSEVRVSVLRGNEAEVSVIGGFGGTIKGVDSVSGHHDKAALACETARKLGCVVAVTGATDFVSDGRRLALVENGHPMLRHVTGTGCMATSVVAAFAAVEEDALVAAAAGLAYYGYAAERAAAKSEGPGSFQAALFDCLFNMTPEELAHGLKVRMEAGCER comes from the coding sequence ATGAACGAGGCCGTAACGACGAGCGATCTGAGACAGCGTGCTCCTGAAGTCCTTCGAAGGGTGAGGGAGCAGGCTCCGCTCGTGCACCACATCACGAACGTCGTCGTCACGAACATAACGGCCAACGTCACCCTGGCCGTGGGTGCGTCTCCCGTGATGGCGCATGCGCTGGAGGAGGTCCGGGACATGGCAGGCGCGGCGAGGGCGCTCGTCCTCAACATCGGCACCCTTACCCCTGAGCTCGTCGAAGCCATGATCCTGGCGGGGAGGGCCGCGAACGAGCGCTCGGTCCCGGTAGTGCTCGACCCGGTGGGCGCGGGCGCGACGCCCCTGCGCACCGAGAGCGTGCGGCGCATCCTGTCCGAAGTGAGGGTTTCCGTCCTCCGCGGAAACGAGGCCGAGGTCTCGGTCATAGGCGGGTTTGGCGGCACGATCAAGGGTGTGGACTCCGTGAGCGGGCACCACGACAAAGCCGCCCTCGCGTGCGAGACCGCTAGAAAGCTCGGGTGCGTCGTGGCCGTTACGGGAGCGACGGATTTCGTGAGCGACGGACGCCGCTTGGCACTCGTAGAAAACGGCCATCCTATGCTGCGTCACGTGACGGGCACAGGCTGCATGGCCACGTCTGTCGTGGCGGCGTTCGCGGCGGTCGAAGAGGACGCGCTCGTCGCCGCGGCGGCGGGTCTCGCCTACTACGGCTACGCGGCCGAGCGGGCAGCGGCGAAGAGCGAGGGGCCGGGGAGCTTCCAGGCGGCGCTGTTCGACTGCCTATTCAACATGACCCCGGAGGAGCTCGCGCATGGCCTCAAGGTGAGGATGGAAGCGGGGTGCGAGAGATGA
- the thiE gene encoding thiamine phosphate synthase, producing the protein MRARLFQGLRLYVVTDRNLARGREEEEVVSLAIAGGATAIQFRAKDWDAGRMVEVGLRLRRITRDMGVLYIVNDRVDVAMAVDADGVHLGQEDFPVPLARKLLGPGRIIGLTVHNAEQAAEAEGLGADYLGTAAVFPTDTKKYAAVAPLGLAGLEEIVRATRLPVVAIGGVSKSNAAEVMATGVAGIAVVSAVVAADDIRGAARDLRTIVDEALGRLERRSS; encoded by the coding sequence ATGCGGGCGAGGCTCTTTCAGGGCCTTAGGCTTTATGTGGTAACCGATAGAAACCTTGCGAGGGGGCGGGAAGAGGAGGAGGTCGTGTCGCTTGCCATCGCTGGCGGCGCGACAGCCATCCAGTTCCGCGCGAAGGACTGGGACGCCGGGCGCATGGTGGAGGTAGGGCTCAGGCTGCGGCGCATCACGAGGGACATGGGGGTCCTGTACATCGTGAACGATCGCGTTGACGTGGCCATGGCCGTGGACGCCGATGGCGTCCATCTCGGCCAGGAAGACTTCCCCGTGCCGCTCGCCCGCAAGCTTCTGGGACCCGGCAGGATAATAGGCCTGACCGTGCACAACGCCGAGCAGGCCGCGGAGGCGGAGGGGCTCGGTGCGGACTACCTCGGGACCGCGGCGGTGTTCCCGACCGACACCAAGAAGTACGCCGCAGTGGCCCCTCTCGGTCTCGCGGGCCTGGAGGAGATCGTGCGCGCCACTCGCCTGCCCGTGGTCGCGATAGGCGGGGTATCGAAGAGTAACGCCGCGGAGGTGATGGCAACGGGGGTCGCTGGAATCGCCGTCGTATCGGCGGTCGTGGCCGCTGACGACATAAGGGGCGCGGCCCGCGATCTTCGGACAATCGTGGATGAAGCTCTTGGAAGGCTTGAAAGGCGGTCGAGCTAG
- a CDS encoding site-specific DNA-methyltransferase, producing MDCVTKRLFEVDGGDPQPELEDDFARSCRPLSELLDTVRQVEGFPLGRDEDILALSDPPYYTACPNPYLGEFIKRYGKPYDEATDTYQRPPFVADVTEGKNDPVYNAHSYHTKVPHKAIMEYIEHYTEPGDIVFDGFCGSGMTGVAAQLLGRRAILCDLSPAATFIAYNYNTPVDVAEFEREAKRILAEVEKECGWMYETLHTDGRTRGRINYTVWSDVFICPYCGNEYVFWDAAVDKVRGKVLEEYPCPSCGARVSKRECERAWVTFYDQAIGQQVTQAKQVPVLINYAVGKKRFEKKPDQFDLDLIRRIEESAIPYWFPTDRMPEGYNTEQPKRSHGLTHVHHFYTKRNLWIMSSTIAKFRERLSSRWLLFLMTSFIVKTGSKLHNIGLKNGSLNLAGQVPNTLYVPSSVAERDIFELARGKVEDLLPAMSLEKQEGFIVLGCQSTTNVVSCDNSVDYIFTDPPFGSNLMYSELNFLWEAWLRVFTNNKPEAIINETQGKGLAEYKELMTACFKEMYRILKPNRWMTVVFHNSKAAVWNAIQEAITKAGFVITQVTVMDRKQGTFKQVTSAGAVKNDLIINAYKPKKRMEDNFLRRAGAGLERDFVTDLLEHLPVAPNVGRTEKMLYSKLLAYYVQRGYEIRLDARQFYTLLKENFKLIDGYWFTDEQVLKYDEWKRRQRLDGIKEVRSGQLILLVSDERSALTWLYNFLESPQTYTDIYTAYSRALVQSDDAIPELRELLDSNFILEGGRYRRPQTEQEREAVEAQRERDLDRAFDRLLAEARSGVKRLKGVRKEALMLGFTRAYREKRYGDILAVARRLDQDFLETNGEINDFVEIARLKTGEE from the coding sequence ATGGATTGCGTGACGAAGAGGCTGTTTGAAGTTGACGGGGGGGATCCACAACCAGAGTTGGAGGATGACTTCGCCCGCTCCTGCCGCCCCCTTTCCGAGTTGCTAGACACAGTACGCCAAGTGGAGGGTTTTCCCCTTGGGCGAGACGAGGACATCCTTGCCCTCTCCGACCCTCCCTACTACACTGCCTGTCCCAATCCCTACCTGGGAGAGTTCATCAAGCGGTACGGCAAACCCTACGATGAAGCCACCGATACTTACCAACGCCCGCCCTTTGTGGCCGACGTGACTGAGGGGAAGAACGACCCCGTCTACAACGCCCACTCCTACCATACCAAAGTGCCTCACAAGGCCATAATGGAATACATCGAGCACTACACCGAGCCGGGCGATATCGTCTTCGACGGCTTCTGCGGCAGCGGTATGACCGGCGTGGCGGCGCAGCTTCTGGGCCGGCGAGCCATCCTCTGTGACCTCTCGCCGGCCGCTACGTTCATCGCCTACAATTACAACACCCCGGTGGACGTGGCTGAGTTCGAGCGCGAGGCGAAACGGATCCTTGCCGAAGTGGAAAAGGAATGCGGCTGGATGTATGAGACCCTCCACACCGACGGCCGCACCAGGGGGCGGATCAACTATACCGTCTGGTCCGACGTCTTCATCTGCCCGTACTGCGGCAACGAGTACGTCTTTTGGGACGCGGCGGTGGATAAGGTGCGGGGGAAAGTGCTTGAGGAATACCCCTGCCCCTCCTGCGGGGCACGCGTATCTAAACGCGAATGCGAGCGGGCATGGGTGACCTTTTACGACCAGGCCATCGGCCAGCAAGTCACCCAGGCCAAGCAGGTGCCAGTGCTAATCAACTATGCCGTGGGGAAGAAGCGGTTTGAAAAGAAGCCGGACCAGTTCGACCTGGACCTGATCCGCAGGATCGAGGAGAGCGCCATTCCGTACTGGTTCCCGACAGACCGGATGCCGGAGGGCTACAATACCGAGCAGCCCAAGCGGTCCCACGGCCTTACCCACGTGCACCATTTCTACACCAAGAGGAATCTGTGGATTATGTCCAGCACAATAGCTAAGTTCCGAGAGCGATTGTCTTCCAGATGGTTACTGTTTCTTATGACATCGTTTATTGTCAAGACTGGGAGCAAGCTCCACAATATCGGGCTAAAGAATGGTAGTCTCAATCTTGCCGGACAAGTGCCAAATACTTTGTACGTCCCAAGTTCCGTTGCTGAAAGGGACATATTCGAACTGGCACGTGGTAAAGTAGAAGACCTTCTTCCTGCAATGAGTCTTGAGAAACAGGAAGGTTTCATCGTGCTTGGATGTCAATCAACTACTAACGTGGTTTCATGTGACAACTCGGTGGACTACATCTTCACCGACCCGCCTTTTGGCAGCAACCTGATGTACTCCGAGCTCAACTTCCTCTGGGAGGCGTGGCTAAGGGTTTTCACCAACAACAAGCCCGAGGCCATCATCAACGAAACCCAGGGTAAGGGTCTGGCTGAGTACAAGGAGCTCATGACTGCCTGCTTCAAGGAGATGTACCGCATCCTCAAGCCCAACCGCTGGATGACCGTGGTCTTCCACAACTCCAAGGCTGCGGTGTGGAACGCTATCCAGGAGGCCATCACCAAGGCTGGCTTTGTTATTACCCAGGTGACGGTCATGGACAGGAAGCAGGGCACTTTCAAGCAGGTCACTTCCGCCGGCGCGGTGAAGAACGACCTCATCATCAACGCCTACAAGCCGAAGAAACGGATGGAAGACAACTTCCTGCGCCGGGCCGGGGCGGGCCTGGAGCGGGACTTCGTGACCGACCTCTTGGAGCACCTCCCCGTGGCCCCCAACGTCGGCCGCACCGAGAAGATGCTTTACTCCAAGCTTCTGGCCTACTACGTGCAACGGGGTTACGAGATCCGCCTGGACGCGAGACAGTTCTATACCCTGCTTAAAGAGAACTTCAAGCTGATTGACGGCTACTGGTTCACCGACGAACAGGTCTTGAAATACGATGAATGGAAGAGAAGGCAGAGGCTGGATGGCATCAAGGAGGTGCGGTCTGGCCAGCTAATCCTCCTTGTGAGCGACGAGCGGTCGGCCTTGACTTGGCTCTACAACTTCCTGGAGAGTCCCCAGACCTACACCGACATCTACACCGCGTACAGCCGGGCTCTGGTGCAGAGCGACGACGCCATCCCGGAGCTGAGGGAGCTTCTGGATAGCAACTTCATCCTGGAAGGCGGGCGTTACCGCCGCCCGCAGACAGAACAGGAAAGAGAAGCTGTTGAGGCTCAGCGAGAAAGGGATCTGGACAGGGCGTTCGACCGCCTCCTGGCCGAGGCCAGGAGCGGGGTCAAGAGGCTGAAGGGGGTGCGCAAGGAGGCGCTCATGCTCGGTTTCACGAGAGCTTATCGAGAGAAGCGCTACGGCGACATCCTGGCCGTGGCCAGGCGGCTAGACCAGGACTTCTTGGAGACAAACGGAGAGATCAACGACTTTGTGGAAATCGCCAGGCTAAAAACGGGAGAGGAATAA